One genomic region from Kineobactrum salinum encodes:
- a CDS encoding vWA domain-containing protein, which produces MIEWLWPWIGALLPLPWLVQRWLPAAYSREPALRAPFFRQWQALNQRQPGNSPAAGRVTLLALWLIWLCLLLAAARPTWIGEPIELPKTGRDLMLAVDISGSMRVEDMQLGDTLLRRIDALKGLGAEFLQRRKGDRVGLILFGSNAYVQSPLSFDTATVEQFLREAQIGFAGQETAIGDAIGLAVKRLRERPADSRVLVLLTDGQDTASSVRPVEAARLAKNLGIRIYTVGIGADQLSLPGLFGSSLGSRQVNPSADLDEQTLQEIAELTGGRYFRARNPRELAGIYQLLDQLEPVEQDSASFRPRQALGHWPLLLALLLSFILALQYSRRAGGSVARTGGDQRQEIAR; this is translated from the coding sequence GTGATCGAGTGGCTGTGGCCCTGGATCGGCGCGCTGCTGCCACTGCCCTGGCTGGTGCAGCGCTGGCTGCCGGCCGCGTACAGCCGGGAGCCAGCGCTGCGGGCTCCTTTTTTCCGCCAGTGGCAGGCGCTGAACCAGCGCCAGCCTGGCAACTCTCCGGCGGCTGGCCGCGTCACCCTGTTGGCACTGTGGCTGATCTGGCTGTGCCTGCTGTTGGCGGCGGCGCGCCCCACCTGGATTGGCGAACCCATCGAGCTGCCCAAGACCGGCCGCGATTTGATGCTGGCCGTGGATATTTCCGGCAGCATGCGGGTGGAAGACATGCAACTGGGTGATACCCTGCTAAGGCGGATCGACGCGCTCAAGGGTCTCGGCGCCGAGTTTCTGCAGCGGCGCAAGGGAGACCGGGTGGGCCTGATCCTGTTCGGCAGCAATGCCTATGTACAGTCGCCACTGAGTTTTGATACCGCCACCGTGGAACAATTCCTGCGAGAGGCGCAGATCGGTTTTGCGGGTCAGGAGACCGCTATCGGCGATGCGATAGGACTGGCGGTCAAGCGCTTGCGCGAACGGCCCGCGGACAGCCGGGTGCTGGTGCTGCTGACCGACGGTCAGGACACGGCCAGCTCCGTGCGGCCGGTAGAAGCAGCCCGGCTCGCCAAAAACCTCGGCATCCGCATATACACCGTGGGTATTGGCGCCGACCAGCTGTCGCTGCCCGGCCTGTTCGGCTCCAGTCTCGGCAGCCGCCAGGTGAACCCCTCCGCCGACCTCGATGAACAGACCCTGCAGGAAATCGCCGAGCTCACGGGCGGGCGTTATTTCCGCGCCCGCAACCCGCGCGAGCTGGCCGGCATCTACCAACTGCTGGACCAACTGGAACCAGTGGAACAGGACAGTGCCAGCTTCCGTCCACGCCAGGCCCTGGGCCACTGGCCCCTGCTGCTGGCACTGCTGCTCAGTTTTATCCTCGCGCTGCAGTACTCGCGGCGCGCGGGAGGCAGCGTTGCGCGGACCGGGGGCGATCAGCGCCAGGAGATTGCACGGTGA
- a CDS encoding NAD-glutamate dehydrogenase domain-containing protein, translated as MRTNFFQEGERGKLKPYFSFKLSPREIPDTPKPVPLYEIFVYSPRVEGVHLRGGKVARGGLRWSDRLEDYRTEVLGLVKAQQVKNAVIVPVGAKGGFVARGLTPGMSRDEIQEEGIACYRIFIRALLDITDNRTELGVQRPPLVVAKDDEDPYLVVAADKGTATFSDIANELAREYDFWLGDAFASGGSAGYDHKKMGITARGAWVSVQRHFRELGTDVQQTDFSVVGIGDMAGDVFGNGMLLSPHIRLQAAFNHLHIFIDPAPDAGSSFAERQRLFNLPRSNWSDYDPGLISAGGGVFARSAKSIPISPQVQAWLGIKAGQLAPNELISCLLRAPVDLLWNGGIGTYVKASSESHTDVGDKSNDMVRVNGSELRCKVIGEGGNLGMTQLARVEYGLAGGRSNTDFIDNAGGVDCSDHEVNIKILLNAVVERGDLTEKQRNILLEEMTESVARLVLQNNYRQVQAISLAEFQAEERSGEYRRFINNLEAAGKLNRELEFIPSDQELADRRVQGKGLTRPELAVLVSYSKAILKEELIDSDLGLDPHLAGAVATAFPGLLVERYREEVEEHRLRREIMCTQVANDIVNHMGFNFVPRQCKATGASVADVARAYTTVMSVYRVAESWDRIEALDYQVDAVVQKEMMQSLIRLVRRATRWLLRNRRHEMAPTRAIAEFADGVAQLHEALPHMLRGQAAEQYRSLSEHYQQAGVEPALAASVAGSLQGYTALGIIQAAHETEAPLLQVAELYFEMGERLELDWFGSLILTSKIENEWQALARDTYLEDLEWQQRTLAVGALRYMQRGDSLPQCLESWEQQQAPLLGRWRDMLTELHTTDAPDFAMFAVAIRELLDLAQSSLRT; from the coding sequence CTGCGCACCAACTTCTTCCAGGAGGGGGAGCGCGGCAAATTAAAGCCCTATTTTTCGTTCAAGCTGAGCCCGCGGGAAATTCCCGATACGCCGAAGCCGGTGCCGCTGTATGAGATCTTCGTCTATTCGCCGCGTGTGGAGGGTGTGCATCTGCGCGGTGGCAAGGTGGCCCGGGGCGGGCTGCGCTGGTCCGACCGGCTGGAGGATTACCGCACCGAGGTGCTGGGCCTGGTCAAGGCCCAGCAGGTGAAGAACGCGGTGATCGTGCCGGTGGGCGCCAAGGGCGGTTTTGTCGCCCGGGGCCTGACCCCGGGCATGAGCCGTGACGAAATCCAGGAAGAGGGCATCGCCTGTTACCGGATATTCATCCGGGCGCTGCTGGATATCACCGACAACCGCACCGAGCTGGGGGTGCAGCGACCACCGCTGGTAGTGGCCAAGGACGATGAGGACCCCTATCTCGTCGTGGCTGCAGACAAAGGCACTGCGACCTTCTCTGATATTGCCAACGAACTGGCCCGGGAATACGATTTCTGGCTGGGCGATGCCTTCGCTTCCGGCGGCAGCGCTGGCTATGACCACAAGAAAATGGGGATCACCGCCCGCGGTGCCTGGGTGTCGGTGCAACGTCATTTCCGGGAACTGGGCACCGATGTCCAGCAGACCGATTTCAGTGTGGTCGGTATCGGCGACATGGCCGGGGATGTGTTCGGCAACGGTATGTTGCTGTCGCCTCATATTCGTCTGCAGGCGGCGTTCAATCACCTGCATATTTTCATCGATCCGGCGCCGGATGCGGGCAGCAGTTTTGCCGAGCGCCAGCGCCTGTTCAACTTGCCTCGCTCCAACTGGAGCGACTACGACCCTGGGCTGATTTCAGCAGGTGGTGGCGTTTTTGCACGCTCCGCCAAGTCCATCCCGATATCGCCGCAGGTGCAGGCCTGGCTGGGAATCAAGGCCGGACAACTGGCGCCCAACGAACTGATTTCCTGCTTGTTGCGGGCGCCGGTGGATCTGCTGTGGAATGGCGGAATCGGTACTTATGTGAAGGCCAGCAGTGAATCGCATACCGATGTCGGTGACAAGTCCAATGACATGGTGCGAGTCAATGGCAGCGAGTTGCGCTGCAAGGTGATCGGTGAGGGCGGCAACCTGGGAATGACCCAGTTGGCGCGGGTGGAGTACGGCCTGGCCGGGGGGCGCTCCAATACGGACTTCATCGACAATGCCGGCGGCGTCGACTGTTCAGACCACGAGGTCAATATCAAGATCCTGCTGAACGCGGTGGTGGAGCGCGGCGACCTGACCGAAAAGCAGCGCAACATCCTGCTGGAGGAGATGACTGAGAGCGTCGCGCGGCTGGTCCTGCAGAACAATTACCGCCAGGTGCAGGCGATCAGCCTGGCCGAGTTCCAGGCCGAGGAGCGCAGTGGCGAGTATCGCCGTTTCATCAATAATCTGGAGGCGGCAGGCAAGCTCAACCGCGAGCTGGAATTCATTCCCAGCGATCAGGAGCTGGCCGACCGGCGGGTCCAGGGGAAGGGCCTGACCCGGCCGGAGTTGGCGGTGCTGGTGTCATACAGCAAGGCCATCCTGAAAGAAGAGCTGATCGATTCGGATCTGGGGCTGGACCCACATCTGGCCGGCGCAGTCGCGACCGCGTTTCCCGGTCTGCTGGTGGAGCGCTACCGGGAGGAAGTGGAGGAACACCGGCTGCGGCGGGAAATCATGTGCACCCAGGTGGCCAATGATATCGTCAACCACATGGGCTTCAATTTTGTGCCGCGCCAGTGCAAGGCTACCGGCGCGTCGGTAGCGGATGTGGCACGGGCCTACACTACAGTAATGAGTGTGTACCGCGTGGCGGAGAGCTGGGACCGGATCGAGGCGCTGGACTATCAGGTGGACGCGGTGGTGCAGAAAGAAATGATGCAGAGCCTGATTCGTCTGGTGCGGCGCGCGACCCGCTGGCTGCTGCGCAATCGGCGCCACGAAATGGCGCCCACCCGTGCCATCGCGGAATTCGCCGACGGCGTGGCCCAGTTGCATGAGGCGCTGCCACACATGCTGCGCGGGCAGGCGGCAGAACAGTATCGCTCGCTGTCAGAGCATTACCAGCAAGCGGGTGTGGAGCCGGCTCTGGCGGCCTCGGTGGCGGGCTCACTGCAGGGCTACACGGCGCTGGGGATCATCCAGGCCGCGCACGAGACAGAAGCGCCGTTGCTCCAGGTCGCAGAGCTTTACTTCGAGATGGGTGAGCGCCTGGAGCTGGACTGGTTCGGGAGCCTGATCCTGACCAGCAAGATCGAGAATGAATGGCAGGCGTTGGCCAGGGATACCTATCTGGAAGATCTGGAATGGCAGCAACGTACGCTGGCGGTGGGGGCTTTGCGCTACATGCAGCGGGGCGACAGCCTGCCGCAATGTCTCGAATCCTGGGAACAACAGCAGGCGCCACTGCTGGGCCGCTGGCGCGACATGCTGACCGAGCTGCACACCACCGATGCGCCGGACTTTGCAATGTTCGCGGTGGCCATCAGGGAGCTGCTGGACCTGGCCCAGAGCAGCTTGCGGACCTGA
- a CDS encoding DUF58 domain-containing protein codes for MKDITLPARGAYVDLTELIGLRFAAAQLQLTRRNRALSALTGPNKASFRGRGIDFEEVRSYQPGDDIRTIDWRVTARTGTAHTKLFREERERPVLIVVDQRSNLFFGSRHCCKSVLAAQLASLLAWSALGNGDRVGGLVFNEQLHHEIRPRRNRRTVLALLSQIDSCNRQLPLPAGDGDSDDDDRLAAVLGNLRRIVRPGSNVYLISDFLGADTPAAREQLFRLAQHTEITALSCTDPMEAELPPPGRYAVTDGYRRSELNTANPKLRERYRLDRSRHRETLARELQRLGIPLLQASTEEPPFLLLQRYFGERRR; via the coding sequence ATGAAGGACATCACGCTGCCAGCCCGGGGCGCCTACGTCGATCTGACGGAACTGATAGGGCTGCGCTTCGCTGCCGCGCAGTTGCAACTCACCCGCCGCAACCGCGCCCTGTCGGCACTGACCGGCCCCAACAAGGCCAGTTTCCGCGGTCGCGGCATCGACTTCGAGGAAGTGCGCAGCTACCAGCCGGGGGATGATATCCGCACCATAGACTGGCGGGTAACCGCCCGCACCGGTACCGCCCATACCAAGCTGTTTCGCGAAGAGCGGGAACGCCCTGTGCTGATTGTCGTGGACCAGCGCAGCAATCTGTTCTTTGGCTCTCGCCATTGCTGCAAGTCGGTGCTCGCCGCCCAACTGGCAAGCCTGCTCGCCTGGAGTGCGCTGGGCAATGGTGATCGGGTCGGAGGCCTGGTTTTCAACGAACAGCTGCATCACGAGATTCGTCCGCGCCGCAATCGCCGGACAGTGCTCGCCCTGCTGTCGCAGATCGACAGCTGCAACCGCCAGCTGCCCCTGCCAGCGGGCGACGGTGACAGTGACGACGACGATCGGCTGGCTGCCGTACTGGGCAATCTGCGCCGCATCGTGCGCCCCGGCAGCAATGTCTACCTGATCAGTGACTTTCTCGGTGCCGACACCCCGGCGGCCCGCGAGCAACTGTTCCGCCTGGCACAGCATACCGAAATCACCGCCCTGTCCTGTACCGACCCGATGGAGGCTGAACTGCCCCCGCCGGGCCGCTACGCCGTTACCGACGGTTACCGGCGCAGCGAACTCAATACAGCCAACCCGAAGCTGCGGGAACGTTATCGCCTGGACCGGTCCCGCCATCGGGAAACGCTGGCACGGGAGCTGCAGCGACTGGGTATCCCGCTGCTGCAGGCCTCTACCGAAGAGCCCCCATTCCTGTTGTTGCAGCGCTATTTCGGGGAGCGCCGCCGGTGA
- a CDS encoding metallophosphoesterase has protein sequence MESYLRSGLELGRSFVQPRYQSRHSLDYLWLGIGAYLRRYPRFRYLFGPASISPLYGKEAIARLACYYGSRYNHIVLDVAARDPFVIEPQVIAALTSEYSGADPEEDFRSLRDALATQGLAVPTLFKHYSQVAEPEEVAIAAFNVDHSFGNCVDGFVLVDLEQLKPRKRKRYLGRGTLLMQALNAEDRIHCRTVWISDVHLGSVHCKAEALLQLLDRLRCERLYLVGDIVDVWAMRRRVHWPETHNQVIRKLLKLSRQQMELVYIPGNHDQNFREFAGNQFGQLRICHNAIHRTADGRRFLVTHGDELDFAVRYSRLNRVIGDVAYNVLMWVSRWINRAREIAGKPYWSLAKWVKLHVAQAEEAIRAYQHAAVILARDQGLDGIICGHLHHPAIERHDSILYCNDGDWVESCTALIEDFSGQLHLLRGVGDGDASSPLLFADIPGRVAAPAARTDHPASVGVR, from the coding sequence TCGTCCAGCCACGCTACCAGAGCCGCCACAGCCTGGATTATCTGTGGCTGGGAATAGGTGCCTACCTGCGCCGCTATCCGCGCTTCCGCTATTTGTTCGGGCCGGCTTCGATCAGCCCGCTGTACGGCAAGGAGGCCATTGCGCGGCTGGCCTGCTACTACGGCAGCCGCTACAACCACATCGTACTGGACGTGGCAGCGCGCGACCCGTTCGTCATTGAACCTCAGGTCATCGCCGCGCTAACGAGCGAATACAGTGGTGCAGACCCGGAGGAGGACTTCCGCTCCCTGCGCGACGCACTCGCAACCCAGGGCCTGGCAGTGCCCACACTGTTCAAGCACTACAGCCAGGTCGCGGAACCGGAAGAGGTCGCCATCGCCGCCTTCAATGTCGACCACAGTTTTGGCAATTGCGTCGACGGCTTTGTGCTGGTCGACCTGGAGCAGCTGAAACCGCGCAAACGCAAGCGCTATCTGGGAAGGGGGACGTTACTGATGCAGGCACTGAACGCTGAGGACAGGATTCACTGCAGGACAGTCTGGATTTCGGATGTCCATCTGGGCAGTGTCCACTGCAAGGCGGAAGCCTTGCTGCAACTGCTGGACCGGCTCCGCTGCGAGCGGCTGTACCTGGTCGGCGACATCGTCGACGTCTGGGCCATGCGCCGCCGCGTCCACTGGCCAGAGACCCACAACCAGGTCATTCGCAAGCTCCTGAAACTGTCACGCCAACAGATGGAGCTGGTCTACATACCCGGCAACCACGACCAGAATTTCAGGGAGTTCGCCGGCAACCAGTTTGGCCAGTTGCGCATCTGCCACAACGCCATTCACCGGACCGCCGACGGCCGCCGTTTCCTGGTCACCCACGGCGACGAACTGGATTTCGCGGTGCGCTACAGTCGCCTCAATCGCGTGATCGGCGACGTCGCCTACAATGTACTGATGTGGGTCAGCCGCTGGATCAATCGGGCCCGCGAGATAGCGGGCAAACCCTACTGGTCGCTGGCCAAATGGGTCAAGCTGCATGTCGCCCAGGCGGAAGAGGCGATCCGCGCCTACCAGCATGCCGCCGTGATACTGGCCCGGGATCAGGGCCTGGACGGCATTATCTGCGGCCACCTGCACCACCCTGCCATCGAGCGTCACGACTCGATTCTGTACTGCAATGACGGCGACTGGGTGGAGAGCTGTACCGCGCTGATCGAGGACTTCTCGGGTCAGTTGCATCTGCTACGGGGTGTCGGCGACGGCGATGCCAGCAGCCCGCTACTGTTTGCCGATATCCCGGGCAGGGTGGCCGCACCCGCCGCCCGGACAGATCACCCCGCCTCCGTCGGCGTCCGTTAG
- the rmf gene encoding ribosome modulation factor: MKRHKRDMSSRAYDRGYQAGVSGRSLDDCPHANEDHRQHWVSGWREGRVDQWDGLTGVSGVHKMRVS; encoded by the coding sequence ATGAAAAGACACAAGCGCGACATGAGCTCAAGGGCATATGACCGGGGCTATCAGGCCGGCGTCTCCGGACGCAGCCTGGACGATTGTCCCCATGCCAATGAAGATCATCGCCAGCACTGGGTTTCCGGCTGGCGCGAAGGTCGCGTCGATCAATGGGACGGCCTGACGGGCGTGTCGGGCGTTCACAAGATGCGTGTTTCCTGA
- a CDS encoding vWA domain-containing protein, translating to MSETLFGLHLMRPWWLACALPAIVLCALLWRQHRRGGGWSQVIEPELLPYLVEAGDRPRRARLPLLLLGGWLLACLAAAGPSFQKLPQPLEQVQDALVLVLDLSYSMKSTDQAPSRLDRARQKLLDLLQQRREGQTALVAFAGDAHVVAPLTDDIPTIANLLPALNPDMMPLRGSDAAGAIAMAVELLHSAGVARGRILLLSDGVSRDQVRMIDRQLRGSGATLSVLAVGTKTGAPLPLPQGGFLRDSGGAIVIPGLEEAPLRDLAARGGGRYRRLQVDDADIDYLLAQPLLPAAGTTRELNAAADVWQDQGYWLILLLLPLALALFRRGWLLGLLPLLLLLETPPATAQDWQELWLTPDQRGMRALQRDDTARAAELFQDPAWAGTAAYRNGDYETAAGHFASEESADADSWYNRGNALARAGQLDEAIAAYRQSLALEPGATDAAANLELVEQLKQQQQEQEQQSQGEGEDGPQDQGSQDGNDEGQSQAGETDSPEQGSTGDESGEPPSAPEDPSQTDSGAAGEPTADEAQQSPAVSDQQTDNREQNTTPQDLTLPELSMEEAERDQAMELWLRRVPDDPSGLLREKFRYQSRQRQQQQPRSDNEPEW from the coding sequence GTGAGCGAGACCCTGTTCGGACTGCATCTCATGCGCCCCTGGTGGCTGGCCTGCGCACTGCCCGCCATCGTGCTGTGCGCGCTGTTGTGGCGTCAGCATCGCCGCGGCGGCGGTTGGAGCCAGGTCATTGAACCGGAGCTGCTGCCCTACCTGGTAGAAGCCGGCGACAGACCACGCCGCGCCCGCCTGCCGTTGCTGCTGCTGGGCGGCTGGTTGCTCGCCTGCCTGGCCGCCGCAGGTCCCAGCTTCCAGAAACTGCCGCAGCCACTGGAGCAGGTGCAGGACGCGCTGGTACTGGTACTTGACCTGAGCTATTCGATGAAATCCACCGACCAGGCGCCGTCACGGCTGGACCGGGCACGCCAGAAACTGCTGGATCTGCTGCAGCAGCGTCGCGAAGGCCAGACCGCGCTGGTCGCATTCGCCGGCGACGCCCATGTAGTGGCGCCATTGACCGACGATATCCCGACCATCGCCAACCTGCTGCCGGCACTGAATCCCGACATGATGCCGCTGCGCGGCAGCGACGCCGCCGGGGCCATCGCCATGGCCGTGGAGCTGCTGCATTCCGCCGGTGTTGCCCGCGGTCGCATCCTGCTGCTTAGCGACGGTGTCAGTCGGGACCAGGTCCGCATGATAGACCGCCAACTGCGCGGCAGTGGCGCCACGCTATCGGTACTGGCGGTCGGCACGAAGACCGGCGCACCGCTGCCCCTGCCACAGGGAGGATTCCTGCGCGACAGCGGCGGCGCAATCGTGATTCCGGGTCTGGAAGAAGCGCCGCTGCGCGATCTGGCAGCGCGTGGGGGCGGACGTTATCGGCGGCTGCAGGTCGATGACGCTGACATCGATTATCTGCTGGCGCAGCCGCTGCTGCCTGCGGCCGGTACTACCCGGGAACTGAATGCAGCGGCCGATGTATGGCAGGACCAGGGCTACTGGCTGATCCTGCTGCTGTTGCCGCTGGCGCTGGCGCTGTTCCGGCGCGGCTGGCTGCTGGGCCTGCTGCCTCTACTCCTGTTGCTGGAAACACCACCGGCGACGGCCCAGGACTGGCAGGAATTGTGGCTGACCCCGGATCAGCGCGGCATGCGTGCGCTGCAGCGTGACGATACCGCCCGGGCGGCGGAGCTGTTTCAAGACCCTGCCTGGGCGGGCACCGCAGCCTACAGGAACGGCGACTACGAAACCGCAGCCGGGCACTTCGCCAGCGAGGAAAGTGCCGACGCCGATAGCTGGTACAACCGGGGCAATGCACTGGCCCGCGCCGGTCAACTGGACGAAGCCATTGCCGCCTACCGGCAGTCACTGGCCCTGGAGCCCGGGGCGACCGACGCCGCCGCCAACCTGGAGTTGGTGGAGCAGCTGAAGCAACAGCAGCAAGAGCAAGAGCAACAATCCCAGGGCGAAGGCGAAGACGGGCCCCAGGATCAAGGCAGCCAGGATGGCAACGACGAGGGTCAATCCCAGGCCGGCGAGACGGACAGCCCGGAACAGGGGTCCACCGGTGATGAATCCGGGGAACCGCCCTCCGCACCGGAAGACCCGTCGCAGACCGACTCCGGCGCCGCGGGAGAGCCCACCGCCGACGAGGCGCAGCAATCGCCGGCGGTGAGCGATCAGCAAACCGACAACAGGGAGCAGAACACGACACCACAGGATTTGACCCTGCCGGAACTGTCGATGGAAGAGGCTGAGCGCGACCAGGCGATGGAACTGTGGCTGCGCCGGGTACCCGACGACCCTTCCGGCCTGTTGCGCGAGAAATTCCGCTACCAGAGCCGACAGCGACAACAACAGCAACCAAGGAGCGACAATGAGCCCGAATGGTAA
- a CDS encoding BatD family protein: protein MSPNGNWIRALALLFVLVSSGLHAALEVAVDRTEIAFGDSLRLVITSTADEDLEALDLRALEADFEILQRNLSSSTSIINGQLSRSRQLALDISPRREGKLRIPAFSHAAGNTAPINIAVAPAATIEDGEQSVLFEAEVDRREVYVQGQLLLTLRIQQAINLEDRGISELQLDNAVVKPLEQNSFQRSVNGRPWLVHEVRYAIFPQQSGTLQIPSQLFSARESAGRRSVFDMGSRGRQLQRRSEPLNITVLPRPDSYPESASWLPARNITLEEVWSTPPEQLQAGESATRTLRLQGEGVLTAQLPSLSNAAQQGLKWYPDQPVTEERETSAGLVGLRENSAALVAVRGGSWTLPELRIPWWDTQAQQLRHAVLPAREIHIAANPAADPAADPARSPAPAAADTGTAAAQRTPLWPWQLLAGVCALGWLGTVIWYRRRAQAATLTATAPVTAGPNAARALRQLQAACTSHSAAEARRALLAWGQTQLPGRTRLSPTELALAFADEALLQAVADLERALYRDPGSAWDGTALLAAVNRLRNAAPKTGQKADALTLYPQGS from the coding sequence ATGAGCCCGAATGGTAACTGGATCCGGGCTCTGGCCCTGTTGTTTGTGTTGGTCAGCTCCGGTTTGCATGCAGCCCTGGAAGTGGCGGTGGACAGGACCGAAATCGCCTTTGGCGACAGCCTCCGCCTGGTGATCACCAGCACCGCGGATGAAGACCTTGAAGCGTTGGACCTGCGGGCGCTGGAAGCGGACTTCGAAATCCTGCAGCGCAACCTGAGCAGCAGCACCAGTATCATCAACGGCCAGCTCAGCCGCAGCCGTCAGCTGGCGCTGGATATCAGCCCGCGGCGCGAGGGCAAACTGCGGATTCCGGCCTTCTCCCACGCGGCCGGCAACACCGCGCCCATCAACATTGCGGTGGCTCCGGCCGCCACAATCGAGGATGGGGAACAGAGCGTACTGTTCGAAGCGGAGGTCGACCGCCGGGAAGTCTATGTGCAGGGCCAGCTACTGTTGACCCTGCGTATCCAGCAGGCCATCAACCTGGAGGACCGTGGTATCAGCGAATTGCAGCTGGACAATGCCGTGGTCAAGCCACTGGAACAAAATTCCTTCCAGCGCAGCGTCAACGGCCGCCCCTGGCTGGTACACGAGGTACGCTACGCCATTTTTCCCCAGCAGAGCGGCACCCTGCAAATACCCTCCCAGCTGTTTTCCGCCCGTGAAAGTGCAGGCCGCCGCAGCGTGTTCGACATGGGTAGCCGCGGGCGCCAGCTGCAGCGCCGCAGCGAACCCCTGAACATCACGGTACTGCCCCGCCCGGACAGTTATCCCGAGTCCGCCAGCTGGCTTCCAGCCCGCAATATCACGCTGGAAGAGGTCTGGTCCACACCGCCGGAGCAATTGCAGGCCGGGGAATCGGCAACCCGCACCCTGCGCCTGCAAGGCGAAGGCGTGCTCACGGCGCAACTACCCTCGCTCAGCAATGCCGCCCAGCAGGGCCTGAAATGGTATCCCGATCAGCCGGTGACAGAAGAGCGCGAAACCAGCGCCGGACTGGTAGGGCTGCGCGAGAACAGTGCTGCGCTGGTCGCAGTCCGCGGCGGCAGCTGGACCCTGCCGGAACTGCGCATTCCCTGGTGGGACACGCAAGCGCAGCAGTTGCGCCATGCGGTGCTGCCAGCACGGGAGATACACATCGCCGCCAACCCGGCGGCCGATCCAGCCGCAGACCCCGCCCGGTCTCCGGCGCCGGCCGCCGCAGACACCGGCACAGCGGCTGCCCAGCGCACTCCACTGTGGCCCTGGCAACTGCTGGCCGGGGTTTGCGCCCTGGGCTGGCTGGGCACGGTAATCTGGTACCGGCGCCGGGCACAGGCTGCCACGCTGACCGCCACGGCTCCGGTGACTGCCGGCCCGAATGCGGCCCGGGCCCTGCGCCAGCTGCAGGCTGCCTGCACCAGCCACAGCGCAGCCGAGGCACGCCGGGCGCTGCTGGCATGGGGGCAGACTCAATTGCCCGGCCGCACTCGCCTGAGCCCCACCGAGCTCGCGCTGGCCTTTGCCGATGAAGCCTTGCTGCAGGCGGTGGCGGACCTGGAGCGAGCCCTGTATCGCGATCCCGGCAGCGCCTGGGATGGGACTGCACTATTGGCTGCCGTCAACCGTCTGCGCAACGCCGCTCCCAAAACCGGGCAGAAGGCAGACGCGCTGACATTGTACCCTCAGGGCAGCTGA
- a CDS encoding DUF4381 domain-containing protein: MNAQDPLAQLQPLRTPEPVSWWPPAPGWWLLAALLLGLAGWAGWRYWRHYRRNAYRRLALRKLARITQDYAGHQDIGRLLGELNSLLKSVALQVWPRRDIAALNGDRWLQFLRRHAGKATPALPVSLASSAYSPKPQEPEPEQLLLAVEAWLQQHRSAP, translated from the coding sequence GTGAACGCGCAGGACCCGCTGGCCCAGTTGCAGCCATTGCGCACGCCCGAACCGGTATCCTGGTGGCCACCGGCGCCCGGCTGGTGGCTGCTGGCCGCGTTATTGCTGGGCCTGGCTGGCTGGGCGGGCTGGCGATACTGGCGTCATTACCGGCGCAATGCCTACCGGCGCCTGGCCCTGCGGAAACTGGCGCGGATAACGCAGGACTACGCGGGCCACCAGGATATCGGCAGGTTGCTGGGTGAGCTCAACAGCCTGCTCAAAAGTGTCGCGCTGCAGGTCTGGCCGCGGCGCGACATCGCAGCGCTCAACGGCGACCGCTGGTTGCAGTTCCTGCGGCGTCACGCCGGCAAGGCCACTCCGGCGCTGCCAGTCTCGCTGGCCAGCAGTGCCTACAGCCCCAAGCCGCAGGAACCTGAACCGGAGCAACTGTTGCTGGCGGTGGAAGCCTGGTTGCAACAGCATCGGAGTGCGCCGTGA